Proteins encoded by one window of Kribbella flavida DSM 17836:
- a CDS encoding ABC transporter ATP-binding protein, with protein sequence MSLTFAAVARHGRGWLPVIAVTSVAGSCVSLALPSVLGRSVDSIVAGHGYHQWLTIAVALVATGIICALVDVFAGTACVAGTTAWLRHGLVRRVVRGGPEGSRGFDTGDLVSRVSGNAVDAAQAGPALISAFAAVLPPAGSLVLLALIDPWLAAAFFGGVALVIAVLWIFARRTARISLAYQETQGRISGLLTESLTGIRTILAAGTVGREERRILSLLPELHKHGLLTWRVLARSGAQAAVVGPLVLVAVLAVGGLQLVEGRITAGELFAAGQYAVLGAGLGSLTGVIGEIARARAGVSRAAEVFAIESVPHGTLPLPPGPGRLRFDGVSVRSGDTVLLDEIQLDLPGGATVAVIGPSGAGKSVLAALAARLRDPSTGQVLLDGVPLQAVQRHALRRAVGCAFERPTLVGSTIGDAISHRANSTVRTLAAARATHAHDFVSRLPQGYRTPLPEAPMSGGERQRLGLARAWPADRLLVLDDATSSLDTATEMQISRTLTDDRHRRTRLIVTHRPATAARADLVVWMERGRVRAVGHHSELWRHPDYREVFG encoded by the coding sequence ATGAGCCTGACCTTCGCAGCGGTGGCTCGGCACGGCCGCGGGTGGTTGCCGGTGATCGCGGTGACCTCCGTGGCCGGCAGTTGCGTCTCGCTCGCGCTGCCCTCGGTGCTCGGGCGTTCGGTGGACTCGATCGTGGCCGGGCACGGCTACCACCAGTGGCTGACGATCGCCGTGGCATTGGTTGCCACCGGCATCATCTGTGCGCTGGTCGACGTCTTCGCCGGTACGGCGTGTGTCGCCGGGACGACGGCCTGGCTGCGGCACGGGCTGGTCCGGAGGGTCGTCCGCGGTGGTCCCGAAGGCAGCCGCGGCTTCGACACCGGCGACCTGGTCAGCCGCGTCTCCGGCAACGCGGTCGACGCCGCCCAGGCCGGGCCCGCGCTGATCAGCGCCTTCGCCGCGGTCCTCCCGCCCGCGGGCAGCCTGGTCCTGCTGGCGCTGATCGACCCCTGGCTGGCGGCGGCGTTCTTCGGCGGCGTCGCGCTCGTCATCGCCGTGCTCTGGATCTTCGCCCGCCGGACCGCTCGGATCAGCCTCGCCTACCAGGAGACCCAGGGCCGGATCTCCGGCCTGCTGACCGAGTCGCTGACCGGCATCCGTACGATCCTCGCCGCCGGCACCGTCGGCCGCGAGGAGCGGCGCATCCTGAGCCTGCTGCCCGAGCTGCACAAGCACGGCCTGCTGACCTGGCGCGTGCTCGCCCGCTCCGGGGCCCAGGCCGCGGTGGTCGGACCGCTGGTCCTGGTCGCGGTCCTCGCGGTCGGCGGCCTGCAGCTCGTCGAGGGCAGGATCACCGCCGGCGAACTCTTCGCCGCCGGCCAGTACGCCGTACTCGGGGCGGGCCTCGGCAGCCTGACCGGCGTCATCGGGGAGATCGCCCGGGCCCGCGCCGGGGTGAGCCGGGCGGCCGAGGTGTTCGCGATCGAGTCGGTGCCGCACGGCACGCTGCCGCTGCCTCCCGGACCGGGCCGCCTCCGCTTCGACGGCGTGAGCGTCCGGTCCGGCGACACCGTCCTGCTCGACGAGATCCAGCTGGACCTGCCCGGTGGTGCGACGGTCGCCGTCATCGGTCCGAGCGGCGCCGGCAAGTCCGTTCTGGCCGCGCTGGCCGCCCGTCTGCGGGACCCGTCGACGGGTCAGGTCCTGCTCGACGGCGTACCGCTGCAGGCCGTCCAGCGGCACGCTCTGCGCCGAGCGGTCGGCTGCGCGTTCGAGCGGCCGACGTTGGTCGGGTCGACCATCGGCGACGCCATCTCGCACCGCGCGAACAGCACGGTCCGGACCCTCGCCGCGGCCCGGGCCACCCACGCGCACGACTTCGTCAGCCGCCTCCCGCAGGGCTACCGTACTCCGTTGCCCGAAGCCCCGATGTCCGGCGGAGAACGCCAGCGGCTCGGCCTGGCCCGCGCCTGGCCCGCGGACCGCCTGCTCGTCCTGGACGACGCCACCTCCAGCCTCGACACCGCGACCGAGATGCAGATCAGTCGCACGCTCACCGACGACCGGCACCGTCGTACCCGGCTGATCGTCACCCACCGCCCCGCCACCGCAGCTCGGGCCGATCTGGTGGTCTGGATGGAGCGAGGCCGCGTCCGTGCGGTCGGCCACCACTCCGAGCTCTGGCGGCACCCCGATTACCGCGAGGTCTTCGGATGA